One Capsicum annuum cultivar UCD-10X-F1 chromosome 2, UCD10Xv1.1, whole genome shotgun sequence genomic window carries:
- the LOC107858046 gene encoding serine/threonine-protein kinase BLUS1-like produces MNPRSPKNEIEETEIVPSSSSSSSNQQGSSSVAKSDEKTIVIDPVTKDTYDLEKEIGSLYGGRCTVYKALYSQYDKEKDMHEPAGVVTLKTIDLKLHKTEFNEFRSQSTIGLPYIPGAKVIGSMRIFGTPSNLFCVSLPYMSEGSLRYILSTRTNKRLPEDFIGVVLKEVLVGLRDELHVEPNPRVHNTLNAGDIFVHIDDASGEMMIKLACQASVYDSGSYNRGASSSFLDPESISKLVTAPEVFGSKNDNSGPKSDIWLLGIMALELAYGVLPVRNREDLDRILEKLRKKRKFPRSLEKLLIVKKRKSTFKKAMNLLKPKEKVFSKKFERMVRECLAKNPRERPTAAQLLSSSFFTIERDIEKFKRFVLSAKKNPVPTDNCRIS; encoded by the coding sequence ATGAATCCCAGAAGCCCAAAAAATGAAATTGAAGAAACAGAAattgttccttcttcttcttcttcttcttcaaatcaacaaGGTTCATCAAGTGTAGCAAAGTCTGATGAGAAAACCATCGTCATTGATCCAGTCACTAAAGATACTTATGATCTTGAAAAGGAAATTGGTTCTTTATACGGTGGACGTTGCACAGTTTACAAAGCTCTCTATTCCCAATATGACAAAGAGAAGGACATGCATGAACCTGCTGGCGTAGTCACTTTGAAGACCATCGACCTgaaactccataaaactgaattcAACGAGTTTCGAAGCCAAAGTACTATAGGTCTTCCTTACATTCCTGGTGCCAAAGTAATTGGATCCATGAGAATTTTTGGTACTCCTTCGAATTTGTTTTGTGTTTCTTTACCATATATGTCTGAGGGATCCCTTCGTTATATTCTTTCTACTCGTACCAACAAAAGATTGCCAGAGGATTTCATTGGTGTTGTTCTTAAAGAGGTACTTGTTGGCCTACGTGACGAACTTCATGTTGAGCCTAATCCAAGGGTTCATAATACTTTAAATGCTGGAGATATCTTTGTTCACATCGATGATGCTAGTGGCGAAATGATGATTAAATTAGCATGCCAAGCATCTGTTTACGATTCTGGAAGTTATAATCGTGGAGCATCCTCTTCGTTTTTGGATCCGGAGAGTATTTCTAAATTGGTTACTGCACCAGAGGTGTTTGGGAGTAAAAATGACAATAGTGGACCAAAATCTGATATCTGGCTATTGGGAATAATGGCACTGGAATTAGCTTATGGAGTTTTACCTGTGAGGAATCGGGAAGACTTGGATCGTATACTCGAAAAGTTAAGGAAGAAGAGGAAATTTCCAAGATCACTCGAAAAGCTGCTGATCGTCAAGAAGAGAAAATCAACATTCAAGAAAGCAATGAATTTGCTTAAACCAAAGGAAAAGGTGTTCTCAAAAAAGTTTGAGCGAATGGTTCGGGAATGTCTTGCTAAGAATCCAAGGGAGAGGCCAACTGCTGCACAGCTTCTGAGTAGTTCATTCTTTACTATAGAAAGGGATATTGAAAAGTTTAAGCGATTCGTGTTGAGTGCTAAGAAGAATCCAGTCCCTACTGACAATTGCAGAATTTCTTGA